The following are encoded together in the Streptomyces sp. NBC_00358 genome:
- the pheT gene encoding phenylalanine--tRNA ligase subunit beta, giving the protein MRVPLSWLREYVDLPATETGRDVQAKLISAGLEVETVEPLGADLKGPLVVGQVLTIEELTEFKKPIRFCTVDVGTANGTGEPQEIVCGARNFAVGDKVVVVLPGAVLPGNFAIAARKTYGKTSHGMICSGDELGMGDDGSGGIIVLPPEMEPGTDAIELLQLVDEVLDIAVTPDRGYALSLRGVAREAAIAYGLPLRDPALLDVPAPNAFGYPVRVSDPMGCDRFTARTVTGLDPDAQSPIWLRRRLQKAGMRPVSLAVDITNYVMLELGQPLHAYDRSRVQGTIGVRRAEQGEKLTTLDGVKRTLDAGDLVITDDRGPIGLAGVMGGANTEIDDTEGTTTEVVIEAAHFDAISIARTARRHKLASEASKRFERGVDPQAASAAAQRTVDLLVLLAGGTADAGVTDVITPSAPHTITIPANHPDKVAGVDYGRETVVRRLQQVGCDVYGQDELLVTVPSWRPDLTDPNDLAEEVIRLEGYENLPSTLPKPPAGLGLTGRQRLHRRIGRALAGAGYVEALNYPFMGEQVLDQLGLADDDPKRRLVKLVNPLSDEEPALRTTLLPGLLHALRRNDGRGSHDLALFETGLVFHPQEELRVAGRLPVDRRPTDEEIASLTAALPLQPRHAAVVLAGAREQAGWWGKGRPADWADAVEAARTLARESGTELLVRSGQYGPWHPGRCAELAVVVEGAEQVIGYAGELHPGVLKTLGLPARTCAMELDLDVLERASSGHPKGPKISTFPVATQDVALVVDKSVPHTDVEAALHKGAGELLESIRLFDEYESEQLGEDKKSLAYALRFRAADRTLTVDEASAARDAAVALAAERTGAVLRGA; this is encoded by the coding sequence ATGCGGGTCCCGCTTTCTTGGCTGCGGGAGTACGTCGACCTGCCGGCGACGGAGACCGGGCGCGACGTCCAGGCCAAGCTCATTTCGGCAGGCCTCGAGGTCGAGACCGTCGAGCCGCTCGGCGCCGACCTCAAGGGCCCCCTGGTCGTCGGCCAGGTGCTCACCATCGAGGAACTGACGGAGTTCAAGAAGCCCATCCGCTTCTGCACCGTCGACGTCGGCACCGCCAACGGCACCGGTGAGCCCCAGGAGATCGTCTGCGGCGCCCGCAACTTCGCCGTCGGCGACAAGGTCGTCGTGGTGCTGCCCGGCGCCGTCCTGCCCGGCAACTTCGCGATCGCCGCGCGCAAGACGTACGGCAAGACCTCGCACGGCATGATCTGCTCCGGCGACGAGCTCGGCATGGGCGACGACGGCAGCGGCGGCATCATCGTGCTGCCGCCGGAGATGGAACCCGGCACCGACGCGATCGAGCTGCTCCAGCTCGTCGACGAGGTTCTCGACATCGCCGTCACGCCCGACCGCGGCTACGCCCTGTCCCTGCGCGGTGTGGCCCGCGAGGCCGCCATCGCGTACGGCCTGCCGCTGCGCGACCCCGCGCTGCTCGACGTACCGGCCCCGAACGCGTTCGGCTACCCGGTGCGGGTCTCGGACCCGATGGGCTGCGACCGCTTCACCGCCCGTACGGTGACCGGCCTCGACCCCGACGCCCAGTCCCCGATCTGGCTGCGGCGCCGACTGCAGAAGGCCGGCATGCGCCCGGTCTCGCTCGCCGTCGACATCACCAACTACGTGATGCTGGAGCTCGGCCAGCCGCTGCACGCCTACGACCGCAGCCGGGTCCAGGGCACGATCGGCGTGCGCCGGGCCGAGCAGGGCGAGAAGCTCACCACCCTCGACGGCGTCAAGCGCACGCTGGACGCCGGGGACCTGGTGATCACCGACGACCGCGGCCCCATCGGCCTCGCGGGCGTCATGGGCGGCGCCAACACGGAGATCGACGACACCGAGGGCACCACGACCGAGGTCGTCATCGAGGCCGCGCACTTCGACGCGATCTCGATCGCCCGCACGGCCCGCCGTCACAAGCTGGCCTCCGAGGCGTCCAAGCGCTTCGAGCGCGGTGTCGACCCGCAGGCCGCCTCCGCGGCGGCCCAGCGGACCGTCGACCTGCTCGTGCTCCTCGCGGGCGGCACCGCCGACGCCGGGGTCACCGACGTGATCACGCCGTCCGCGCCGCACACCATCACCATCCCGGCGAACCACCCGGACAAGGTGGCCGGTGTCGACTACGGCCGCGAGACCGTCGTGCGCCGCCTCCAGCAGGTCGGCTGCGACGTCTACGGCCAGGACGAGCTGCTCGTCACCGTGCCTTCGTGGCGGCCCGACCTGACGGACCCGAACGACCTCGCCGAAGAGGTCATCCGGCTGGAGGGCTACGAGAACCTGCCCTCCACGCTGCCCAAGCCCCCGGCGGGCCTCGGCCTGACCGGCCGGCAGCGGCTGCACCGCCGGATCGGCCGCGCGCTGGCCGGCGCGGGATACGTCGAGGCGCTGAACTACCCGTTCATGGGCGAGCAGGTCCTCGACCAGCTCGGCCTGGCCGACGACGACCCGAAGCGCAGGCTCGTCAAACTGGTCAACCCGCTCTCCGACGAGGAGCCCGCGCTCCGTACGACGCTGCTGCCGGGCCTGCTGCACGCCCTGCGCCGCAACGACGGACGCGGCAGCCACGACCTGGCGCTCTTCGAGACGGGCCTGGTCTTCCACCCGCAGGAGGAACTGCGGGTCGCCGGGCGGCTGCCCGTCGACCGCCGTCCCACCGACGAGGAGATCGCGTCCCTGACCGCCGCGCTGCCCCTCCAGCCCCGGCACGCCGCCGTCGTCCTCGCGGGCGCCCGCGAGCAGGCCGGCTGGTGGGGCAAGGGCCGTCCGGCCGACTGGGCCGACGCGGTCGAGGCCGCGCGCACCCTGGCCCGCGAGTCGGGGACCGAACTCCTCGTCCGCTCCGGCCAGTACGGGCCGTGGCACCCGGGCCGCTGCGCCGAGCTCGCCGTCGTCGTGGAGGGCGCGGAGCAGGTCATCGGGTACGCCGGTGAGCTGCACCCCGGTGTGCTGAAGACGCTGGGCCTGCCCGCGCGCACCTGCGCGATGGAGCTCGACCTGGACGTGCTGGAGCGCGCGAGCTCGGGCCACCCCAAGGGGCCCAAGATCTCGACGTTCCCGGTCGCCACGCAGGATGTCGCGCTGGTCGTCGACAAGTCCGTCCCGCACACGGACGTCGAGGCCGCGCTGCACAAGGGCGCGGGTGAACTCCTCGAATCCATCCGGCTGTTCGACGAGTACGAGAGCGAGCAGCTCGGCGAGGACAAGAAGTCCCTCGCCTACGCGCTGCGGTTCCGTGCCGCCGACCGCACACTGACCGTCGACGAGGCCTCCGCGGCCCGCGACGCGGCGGTGGCGCTGGCGGCCGAGCGCACGGGAGCGGTGTTGCGCGGAGCCTAG
- a CDS encoding PP2C family protein-serine/threonine phosphatase, whose product MRGRRPRIGFTRGDCGPGTHGRLGHRARRTADRAPLRRAVNLGLPAVWGALAISYKMACPLAQQNGLGARIVTSAVFFAVGAGLILHVRRALLRELRQVRRVAGAAQSVLLRPLPPRIDGLNIAAAQLSADHGASIGGDLYEAIATEHGVRVVMGDVRGHGLGAIGTVAAVLGSFREAAHDEPELGGVLRRLERALGRHLCERDRAEHLSAGLDPDSPAAEEFVTVLLLEIRGDGEVHALNCGHPWPYLLGRGRVRPLVRAEPLPPLGPFPLPPGLPAEPCGRLRPGEGLFLHTDGVEDARDTRGRFFPLLPALTAAVRDGPVVPQAVLGAVFTGLLRHTGGRPDDDVALLVLHNDRRPVALNQGRVSHHLPR is encoded by the coding sequence GTGCGCGGTCGCAGACCCCGCATCGGGTTCACCCGTGGGGACTGCGGACCGGGCACGCACGGCCGTCTCGGTCACCGGGCCCGCCGCACGGCCGACCGGGCGCCGCTGCGCCGGGCGGTGAACCTGGGGCTGCCCGCGGTCTGGGGCGCGCTGGCGATCTCGTACAAGATGGCCTGTCCGCTCGCCCAGCAGAACGGACTCGGTGCCCGCATCGTCACCAGCGCCGTCTTCTTCGCGGTCGGCGCCGGTCTGATACTCCATGTCAGAAGAGCGCTGCTGCGCGAGCTCCGGCAGGTCCGCAGGGTCGCGGGCGCCGCGCAGAGCGTGCTGCTGCGCCCGCTGCCACCGCGTATCGACGGGCTGAACATCGCCGCCGCCCAGCTCTCCGCGGACCACGGCGCGAGCATCGGCGGCGATCTGTACGAGGCGATCGCCACCGAGCACGGGGTACGGGTCGTGATGGGGGACGTGCGCGGGCACGGGCTGGGCGCCATCGGGACCGTGGCCGCCGTCCTCGGCAGCTTCCGCGAGGCCGCGCACGACGAACCCGAACTCGGCGGCGTCCTGCGAAGACTGGAGCGGGCGCTGGGGCGGCATCTGTGCGAGCGGGACCGGGCCGAGCATCTTTCGGCAGGCCTCGACCCCGACAGCCCGGCCGCCGAGGAGTTCGTGACCGTTCTGCTGCTGGAGATCCGCGGCGACGGCGAGGTGCACGCCCTCAACTGCGGCCATCCCTGGCCGTATCTGCTCGGCAGGGGCCGCGTCCGGCCGCTCGTGCGTGCCGAACCGCTGCCCCCGCTCGGGCCGTTCCCGCTGCCGCCCGGTCTCCCGGCCGAGCCCTGCGGCCGACTCCGGCCCGGCGAGGGTCTCTTCCTGCACACCGACGGTGTCGAGGACGCGCGGGACACCCGGGGGCGGTTCTTCCCGCTGCTCCCGGCGCTCACGGCGGCCGTCCGCGACGGGCCCGTCGTACCGCAGGCCGTGCTGGGCGCGGTGTTCACCGGCCTGCTGCGCCACACCGGCGGCCGGCCCGACGACGATGTGGCGCTCCTGGTGCTCCACAACGACCGTCGGCCGGTCGCCCTGAATCAGGGCCGTGTGTCCCATCACCTGCCCCGCTAG
- a CDS encoding transcriptional regulator: MQPNTLLDAILDEAGISHAGLAAHVNQAGRARGLALRYEHTAVARWLKGQRPRGQVPDLICEVLAGRLHRPVTLDDIGLGVPGEPSAPHAGTLSGFVERATALWRSDEQQRPHILGAPAVTGTPAVMPVWEWENPPEDVDVSRGGRHHVSMADIEMLRAARAHYEQMYRKAGGIATRTRIVGFLNSETAPLLRGGYTDATGRQLHRATGGLVAIAGICAYDSDAHGLAQRYFHQALRLAKASGDRGLGAYVIALLVNQSLFMREYRQAVAFAEAALRAAGRHITPALASDLYAMQAKAYAHLGDGSSALSCIRRAEQAAERIRRGYEPDETGYVQPGLVNVQVAEALLSLGDLVAAAEHAVAAVDTPAHDRGRVHRLAMLSQIELRQGNADKAVATAVQMAEQARGMESQRLRDRLRAVREHLVRSGCAGTTEAAELIDGALRVPL; encoded by the coding sequence ATGCAGCCCAACACTCTGCTCGACGCGATCCTCGACGAGGCAGGCATCTCGCACGCGGGACTCGCCGCCCACGTCAACCAGGCGGGGCGGGCCCGCGGTCTCGCGCTGCGCTACGAACACACCGCCGTGGCGCGGTGGTTGAAGGGCCAGCGGCCGCGCGGCCAGGTGCCCGACCTGATCTGCGAGGTGCTCGCGGGGCGGCTGCACCGGCCCGTCACGCTCGACGACATCGGCCTCGGGGTCCCCGGCGAACCCTCCGCCCCGCACGCCGGCACGCTCTCCGGATTCGTCGAACGCGCCACAGCCCTGTGGCGGTCCGACGAGCAGCAGCGCCCGCACATCCTCGGTGCCCCGGCCGTCACCGGTACCCCCGCGGTGATGCCCGTGTGGGAGTGGGAGAACCCGCCCGAGGACGTGGACGTCTCACGCGGCGGCCGCCATCACGTCAGCATGGCCGACATCGAGATGCTGCGCGCGGCGCGGGCCCACTACGAGCAGATGTACCGAAAGGCCGGAGGCATCGCGACCCGCACCCGGATCGTCGGCTTCCTCAACTCCGAGACCGCCCCCTTGCTGCGCGGCGGCTACACCGACGCCACGGGTCGTCAACTCCACCGTGCCACCGGCGGGTTGGTGGCCATCGCGGGCATCTGCGCCTATGACTCCGACGCGCACGGACTCGCCCAGCGCTACTTCCACCAGGCACTGCGGCTGGCGAAGGCCAGCGGGGACAGGGGACTTGGCGCCTACGTCATAGCTCTGCTCGTCAACCAGTCGCTGTTCATGCGCGAATACCGGCAGGCGGTCGCCTTCGCCGAGGCCGCGCTGCGTGCCGCGGGGCGCCACATCACCCCGGCGCTCGCCTCCGACCTGTACGCGATGCAGGCAAAGGCGTACGCACACCTCGGCGACGGCAGCAGCGCGCTGTCCTGCATACGTCGTGCCGAGCAGGCCGCCGAGCGCATCCGGCGCGGTTACGAGCCCGACGAGACCGGCTATGTCCAGCCGGGACTGGTCAACGTACAGGTGGCGGAGGCGTTGCTCAGCCTCGGCGACCTGGTGGCCGCGGCGGAGCACGCCGTGGCCGCCGTGGACACTCCGGCGCACGACCGGGGGCGCGTGCACCGGCTGGCCATGCTCAGCCAGATCGAACTGCGCCAGGGCAATGCCGACAAGGCGGTGGCGACGGCCGTCCAGATGGCGGAGCAGGCGCGGGGGATGGAGTCCCAGCGGCTGCGTGACAGACTCCGCGCGGTACGCGAGCACCTGGTGCGCAGCGGTTGTGCGGGCACGACCGAGGCGGCCGAACTGATCGACGGCGCACTGCGCGTACCGCTGTAG
- a CDS encoding NUDIX hydrolase, producing MQWTKQNEQTVYENRWFSVNLADVELPDGRHLDHFLIRLRPVAVATVVNEANEVLLLWRHRFITDSWGWELAAGVVEDGEDIAVAAARELEEETGWRPGPLRHLMSVEPSNGLTDARHHIYWADEGAYTGHPVDDFESDRREWVPLKLVPDMVARGEVPAANMAAALLLLHHLRLGQDALP from the coding sequence GTGCAGTGGACGAAACAGAACGAACAAACTGTCTATGAAAACCGCTGGTTCAGCGTCAATCTCGCAGATGTGGAGCTGCCGGACGGGCGGCACCTCGATCACTTCCTGATCCGGCTGAGGCCCGTCGCCGTCGCCACGGTGGTGAACGAGGCCAACGAGGTGCTGCTCCTTTGGCGGCACCGCTTCATCACCGACAGCTGGGGATGGGAACTCGCGGCGGGTGTGGTGGAGGACGGCGAGGACATCGCCGTGGCGGCGGCCCGCGAACTGGAGGAGGAGACCGGGTGGCGGCCGGGACCCCTGCGGCATCTGATGAGTGTCGAGCCCTCCAACGGGCTCACCGACGCCCGGCACCACATCTACTGGGCCGACGAGGGTGCCTACACCGGACACCCCGTGGACGACTTCGAGTCCGACCGCCGGGAATGGGTTCCCCTGAAACTCGTTCCCGACATGGTCGCCCGCGGTGAGGTCCCGGCCGCCAACATGGCGGCCGCGCTGCTCCTCCTGCACCATCTCAGGCTCGGGCAGGACGCGTTGCCCTGA
- a CDS encoding 3-hydroxybutyryl-CoA dehydrogenase produces MTDIERVGVVGCGQMGAGIAEVCARAGLDVKVAETTGEALEIGRTRLFTSLSKAAGRGKISEDELKATQDRLSFTTDLGEFADRDLVIEAVVENEQVKTEIFQVLDQVVTRPDAILASNTSSIPLVKLAVATSRPDQVIGIHFFNPAPVQQLVELIPALTTSEGTIGRAQLFAEKALGKHAIRAQDRSGFVVNALLIPYLLSAIRMFESGIASREDIDNGMEMGCAHPMGPLKLSDLIGLDTVASVAYSMYEEYKEPLYAAPPLLQRMVDAGRLGRKSGSGFYTYGQ; encoded by the coding sequence GTGACCGACATCGAACGCGTCGGAGTGGTGGGCTGCGGCCAGATGGGGGCCGGCATTGCCGAGGTGTGCGCCCGCGCCGGCCTGGACGTCAAGGTCGCCGAGACCACCGGCGAAGCCCTGGAGATCGGCCGGACCCGGCTGTTCACCTCGCTCTCCAAGGCGGCCGGGCGCGGAAAGATCTCCGAGGACGAGCTCAAGGCCACTCAGGACCGGCTCAGTTTCACCACGGACCTCGGCGAGTTCGCCGACCGCGACCTGGTGATCGAGGCCGTCGTCGAGAACGAGCAGGTCAAGACCGAGATCTTCCAGGTGCTCGACCAGGTGGTGACCCGACCGGACGCCATCCTGGCCTCCAACACCTCCTCGATCCCGCTGGTGAAGCTGGCCGTCGCGACCTCGCGTCCCGACCAGGTCATCGGCATCCACTTCTTCAACCCGGCGCCGGTGCAGCAGCTCGTGGAGCTGATCCCGGCGCTGACCACCTCCGAGGGCACCATCGGGCGCGCCCAGCTGTTCGCCGAGAAGGCTCTCGGCAAGCACGCGATCCGCGCCCAGGACCGTTCGGGCTTCGTCGTCAACGCGCTGCTGATCCCCTATCTCCTGTCCGCGATCCGGATGTTCGAGTCGGGTATCGCGAGCCGCGAGGACATCGACAACGGCATGGAGATGGGCTGCGCCCACCCGATGGGCCCGCTCAAGCTGTCCGACCTGATCGGTCTCGACACGGTGGCCTCGGTCGCGTACTCGATGTACGAGGAGTACAAGGAGCCGCTGTACGCCGCTCCCCCGCTGCTCCAGCGCATGGTGGACGCGGGACGCCTCGGCCGGAAGTCGGGCTCGGGGTTCTACACGTACGGCCAGTGA
- a CDS encoding glycoside hydrolase family 10 protein, producing MGRLPRRAFATAALAALSGLGTAGDVAASPDPAARRGRAAPRAVRGMWLATASHRDWPSRTGLSPARQRAELLAHLDTAVRLRLNTVFFQVRPAADALWPSPYEPWSEYLTGVQGRNPGWDPLGTAVREAHVRGLELHAWFNPYRVSGQPDPGRLAASHPARVHPDWTVRYGGKLYYDPGLPAVRTFVRTAMLDAVRRYPVDGVHWDDYFYPYPVPGEVFDDDAAYAEHGTGFSSRAAWRRANIDKLVRETAAAIKKIRPGVRFGISPFGVWRNASTDPLGSPTRAGVETYDDLYADTRKWVKEGWIDYICPQLYWNIGFAAADYAKLLPWWARVVRGTGVQLYAGEALYKAGEPAQPAAWQDPAELSRHLTLAAKYPEVKGHVFFAAREAAADRTGAMARIVADHYRQPARPPR from the coding sequence ATGGGACGACTGCCACGCCGGGCGTTCGCGACGGCCGCGCTCGCGGCGCTGTCGGGACTCGGCACGGCGGGGGACGTCGCGGCGTCCCCGGACCCGGCGGCGCGGCGCGGGCGGGCGGCCCCGCGCGCCGTACGGGGCATGTGGCTCGCGACCGCCTCGCACCGCGACTGGCCCTCCCGCACGGGCCTGAGCCCCGCCCGGCAGCGCGCCGAACTGCTCGCGCATCTCGACACGGCGGTACGCCTGCGCCTGAACACCGTGTTCTTCCAGGTCCGTCCCGCCGCCGACGCGCTGTGGCCCTCGCCGTACGAGCCGTGGTCCGAGTACCTGACCGGCGTCCAGGGCCGGAATCCAGGCTGGGACCCACTGGGCACCGCGGTGCGCGAGGCCCACGTACGCGGCCTGGAACTGCACGCCTGGTTCAACCCGTACCGCGTCTCGGGGCAGCCCGACCCCGGCAGGCTCGCCGCCTCGCATCCCGCCCGTGTCCACCCGGACTGGACCGTCCGCTACGGCGGGAAGCTCTACTACGACCCCGGGCTGCCCGCGGTGCGGACGTTCGTCCGGACCGCGATGCTCGACGCGGTCCGCCGCTACCCGGTCGACGGCGTGCACTGGGACGACTACTTCTATCCGTACCCGGTACCCGGCGAGGTCTTCGACGACGACGCGGCGTACGCCGAACACGGCACGGGCTTCTCGAGCAGAGCGGCCTGGCGGCGCGCCAACATCGACAAACTGGTACGGGAGACGGCCGCCGCCATCAAGAAGATCCGTCCCGGGGTCCGCTTCGGGATCAGCCCCTTCGGCGTCTGGCGCAACGCGTCGACCGACCCGCTCGGCTCACCGACCCGGGCCGGCGTCGAGACGTACGACGATCTGTACGCCGACACCAGGAAGTGGGTCAAGGAGGGCTGGATCGACTACATCTGCCCTCAGCTGTACTGGAACATCGGCTTCGCCGCCGCCGACTACGCGAAGCTGCTGCCCTGGTGGGCGCGGGTCGTCAGGGGCACGGGCGTTCAGCTCTACGCGGGTGAGGCGCTCTACAAGGCGGGTGAACCGGCGCAGCCCGCGGCCTGGCAGGACCCGGCCGAACTGTCCCGGCATCTCACGCTGGCCGCGAAGTACCCCGAGGTGAAGGGACACGTCTTCTTCGCCGCCAGGGAGGCCGCCGCCGACCGCACCGGGGCGATGGCGCGGATCGTCGCCGACCACTACCGGCAGCCTGCGAGGCCCCCGCGCTGA
- a CDS encoding DUF1918 domain-containing protein, giving the protein MHATKGDQLVQHGRTVGRHDKVAEITEVMGAEGAPPYRVRFEDGHEAVCSPGPDSEIRHMDMPQ; this is encoded by the coding sequence ATGCACGCAACCAAAGGCGACCAGCTGGTGCAGCACGGCAGGACCGTCGGCCGGCACGACAAGGTCGCGGAGATCACCGAGGTCATGGGAGCGGAAGGCGCTCCCCCCTACCGCGTGCGGTTCGAGGACGGTCACGAGGCCGTGTGCTCGCCGGGCCCGGATTCCGAGATCCGCCACATGGACATGCCGCAGTAG
- a CDS encoding DMT family transporter: MRTESSAIDRTGIAVSTHTEPAADGPRRSPAPTDRRAGTLQAALGVTAFSLTFPATAWGLEGFGPWSLVAVRCVLAAVVAGGCLLALRVRLPARRHLAGLAVVAAGVVLGFPLLTTLALRTSTTAHAAVVVGLLPLTTALFSSLRTGARPSRMFWLAACAGAAAVIAFTVQQSGGALTGADAYLFGALLICAAGYTEGGRLARVMPGWQVIGWALVLCLPLSVPGALVALSYEPVRLTAHSVTGLLWVAAGSQFLGLVVWYRGMASIGIPKASQLQLAQPLLTLVWSVLLLGERLTPAAPLTAAAVLVCIALTQRARD, from the coding sequence ATGAGAACAGAGAGTAGCGCTATCGACCGGACCGGGATAGCGGTCAGCACACACACCGAGCCCGCGGCCGACGGCCCGCGCCGGAGCCCGGCGCCGACGGACCGCCGCGCCGGCACCCTCCAGGCGGCCCTCGGCGTCACGGCGTTCTCCCTCACCTTCCCCGCGACCGCCTGGGGGCTGGAGGGCTTCGGCCCCTGGTCGCTGGTGGCCGTGCGCTGCGTCCTCGCGGCGGTCGTCGCGGGCGGCTGCCTGCTGGCTCTGCGGGTCCGCCTGCCGGCCCGGCGGCATCTGGCGGGCCTGGCCGTCGTCGCGGCGGGTGTCGTCCTCGGGTTCCCGCTGCTGACGACCCTCGCCCTGCGGACGTCGACCACCGCCCACGCCGCCGTCGTCGTCGGGCTGCTGCCGCTCACGACGGCACTGTTCTCGTCGCTGCGGACCGGCGCGCGGCCGTCGCGGATGTTCTGGCTGGCGGCCTGCGCGGGCGCGGCCGCCGTGATCGCGTTCACCGTGCAGCAGAGCGGTGGCGCCCTGACCGGCGCGGACGCCTATCTGTTCGGCGCCCTGCTGATCTGCGCGGCCGGATACACCGAGGGCGGCCGGCTCGCCCGCGTGATGCCGGGCTGGCAGGTGATCGGCTGGGCCCTGGTCCTGTGTCTGCCGCTCAGCGTGCCGGGCGCGCTGGTGGCCCTGTCGTACGAGCCGGTGCGGTTGACGGCGCACAGCGTGACCGGGCTGCTGTGGGTCGCGGCCGGTTCGCAGTTCCTCGGACTGGTCGTCTGGTACCGGGGGATGGCGTCGATCGGGATTCCGAAGGCCAGCCAGTTGCAGCTCGCTCAGCCGCTGCTCACACTGGTGTGGTCGGTACTGCTCCTGGGCGAGAGGCTCACCCCGGCGGCGCCCCTCACGGCGGCCGCCGTCCTCGTCTGCATCGCTCTCACCCAGCGGGCGCGGGACTGA
- a CDS encoding aminotransferase-like domain-containing protein, translating to MQERSSVSDLANQLRQELNRYSPGGKLPSSRALVERFRVSPVTVSRALAQLAAEGLVVTRPGAGAFRARPRAATAPTGDTSWQEVALSADAAAEVVPRTVDASGVLASLAAPPPGVVEFNGGYLHPSLQPERAMGAALSRAGRRPGAWSRPPMEGLPELREWFARGIGGAIGAAEVLVAAGGQAALTTALRALAPPGAPVLVESPTYPGMLAIARAAGLRPVPVPVDPDGVRPALLADAFRATGARVFVCQPLFQNPTGAVLAPERRGEVLRIARDAGAFVVEDDFVRRLVHEDAGPLPRPLAAEDPDGVVVHVGSLTKATSPSFRVSALAARGPVLERLRAIQVVDTFFVPRPLQEAALELVGSPAWPRHLRTVSAELKARRDTMTAALRLRLPELALPHIPFGGYHLWARLPDGTDESALVAAALRAGVAVAPGRPYFSAEPPSAQIRLSFAAVAGTEEITEGVRRLTAAYNETRT from the coding sequence ATGCAAGAGCGTAGCAGTGTGAGTGATCTGGCCAATCAGCTACGGCAGGAACTGAACCGCTACTCTCCTGGTGGAAAGCTGCCGTCGAGCCGCGCGCTGGTCGAGCGGTTCCGTGTGAGTCCGGTGACCGTGTCGCGGGCGCTGGCCCAACTGGCGGCCGAGGGGCTCGTGGTCACCCGGCCCGGTGCGGGCGCCTTCCGGGCACGGCCCCGGGCCGCCACCGCGCCCACCGGGGACACGTCCTGGCAGGAGGTCGCGCTCAGCGCGGACGCCGCGGCCGAGGTCGTCCCCCGCACCGTGGACGCGTCCGGAGTCCTCGCCTCGCTCGCCGCGCCACCGCCCGGTGTCGTCGAGTTCAACGGCGGCTATCTGCACCCCTCGCTCCAGCCGGAGCGGGCGATGGGCGCGGCCCTCTCCCGGGCGGGCCGCCGCCCCGGCGCCTGGTCCCGGCCGCCCATGGAGGGTCTGCCCGAACTGCGCGAGTGGTTCGCGCGCGGGATCGGCGGGGCGATCGGCGCCGCCGAGGTGCTGGTCGCGGCGGGCGGCCAGGCCGCCCTGACGACCGCGCTGCGCGCGCTCGCGCCGCCCGGCGCCCCGGTTCTGGTCGAGTCACCCACGTACCCGGGCATGCTGGCCATCGCCCGGGCCGCGGGCCTTCGCCCCGTTCCGGTCCCGGTGGACCCCGACGGGGTGAGGCCCGCGCTCCTCGCCGACGCCTTCAGGGCGACCGGAGCCCGGGTCTTCGTCTGCCAGCCGCTGTTCCAGAATCCGACCGGTGCCGTGCTCGCGCCCGAGCGTCGTGGCGAGGTGCTGCGCATCGCGCGGGACGCCGGAGCCTTCGTCGTCGAGGACGACTTCGTGCGCCGCCTGGTGCACGAGGACGCGGGTCCGCTGCCGCGCCCACTGGCCGCCGAGGACCCGGACGGAGTCGTGGTGCACGTCGGGTCCCTGACCAAGGCGACCTCGCCGAGCTTCCGGGTGAGCGCACTCGCCGCGCGAGGTCCGGTGCTCGAACGGCTGCGCGCCATCCAGGTCGTCGACACCTTCTTCGTGCCGCGCCCGCTCCAGGAGGCCGCGCTCGAACTCGTCGGCTCGCCGGCCTGGCCGCGTCATCTGCGCACCGTCTCGGCCGAGTTGAAGGCCCGGCGCGACACCATGACCGCCGCACTGCGGCTGCGGCTCCCCGAACTCGCCCTGCCTCACATCCCGTTCGGCGGCTACCACCTGTGGGCGCGGCTGCCCGACGGCACCGACGAGTCCGCGCTCGTCGCCGCCGCCCTGCGCGCGGGGGTGGCCGTCGCTCCCGGCCGCCCCTACTTCAGCGCCGAACCCCCGTCGGCCCAGATCCGGTTGAGCTTCGCGGCGGTGGCCGGAACGGAGGAGATCACGGAGGGCGTACGGCGGCTGACAGCGGCCTACAACGAGACGCGCACCTGA